The Musa acuminata AAA Group cultivar baxijiao chromosome BXJ2-2, Cavendish_Baxijiao_AAA, whole genome shotgun sequence genome contains the following window.
CGAGGCGGCGCCTCCTCCAACTCCGATCCTCCCTGAGCTCGTTTCCGTCTTCCTCGGCGGAGGGGGGCTGCTGCTTCGTCTCGCCGCTCTCCCCCATCGACAACCTCCCGGTGCACATGACGCCGCTCACGATGCAGGTGGGGGAGGACGTGGTGGTGATGGACGGGGTGCTGGTTAGCGACGCCGAGACTACCAGCCGGCGGAGTCTACACAGGACGGAGGCCTGCCGCGCCTGGGACGAGAACGGGATCTGCCGCTACGGTTCCAAATGCCAGGTAAGCTTCTAATACTGCCAGGTCCCTGCGGATATCAAAATGTCCGAGAACAGATGGAACTCGGAATAGTAGCAAAGATGGTAGTCTTTCAGTCGGAGTGGGAGAGTATAAATGATTCGGTCGAAATCCAAACACCATTAGTGACAGTTGTTGAAGTAGTCGAGATGTAAGGAACTCCCTCTATCTGTCTTTATGATCTGTAAGGATTCAGAACGGCAATGAACAGAGACAGTTAGTTCTGTGCGTCTCTTTCTTTTGATGTATTTAATCTTATTCTTTtcctaaaaattatctttttatttggtTGATCTAATTTGTTGGCTTCGAACTCGACAGTTTGCTCATGGGAAGGAGGAGCTGCGCGGTGGTCGCCGCTCTGTGAAACAAGCATCTGAGGTAAACAATAATCATCGTCTTTTCTTGATAGCAAGTAAAACATATATGGTTTAGCTCGGAGTTATCATGCGAAGTACGAGCACAAAGTATAAGAGGATTATGATTAATGGTGCCTCGACTTGTATATTTGCATTCATTTTCTTCAGGTAAAGAGTGAGTTTTATTTAACAGATTTAAAGAGGATGAATGCATATGAAGTGCATGTGAAGGTAAAAGATTCAGagataaaagataaataaaatgtTTTCTTGAGTCAGAAATAGTAGCAAGTGGAAGTCAGGGAAGAAAAAAATAAgggaatattaatttttttctttttattttattaatattaataaaagattcagacaaggagaaaatccttGTCTTTCCTCTTCATTCACTGTTATTAAACATCCTGTCGCGTTTCAGGTACCAGCTATGCGTTCCGGCCGAAGCCGAACCCAGTTCGGCTCTATTCTTCCATCTGCAGCATCGAGTTATGCTGTGTTCGGCTCTCTTCTTCCATCTGCAGCATCGAGTTATGCTGTCTATGATGCTGCTGCTGGAGTAACCACGAGAAATGTTGCTCCACCTGCTGCCATTAACAATCACTTGACAGCGGACGCAGACTACCAGCGGCTGATCATTCCGGCCCCGAACCAAGCATCTCCTGCTGCATCAGCCGGAGCTATGGCCGCTCCCTCGACTGCAGAGGCTGACTGCAAGCTGCAAACAACTCCTCTTTCTTCTCCACAATCAACAGAGCCGTCGTTTCAATGGCCCATGACAGAAGCGGAGGATGATCAGATATCTCGGATCCTGTATGGCCCCAGCCAGCGCCGGAGGCTCCCAGTCTTCACTCAGTTCTGCCCAGAGTGAGTTCCACTGCTACCACCATCTCCTTACTGCTGCTATTCCTCTTTACAAATCCTTCATGGGCCCTCTTATTCTTGCATACTATTGGTACATTTCACCACTCGACACTAAAGGTAGCTTTACATCAAGGTCTAATACAAACACAAAATTTTCAGCTGAGTTTGACAAAATTTCTCTAGACGATGCCAAACCAAGTTGACTATGGCAGAGCCATTCCATGCATTTGTACATTCTTTGATCTTGTTTTGGTCTGGTCACTGCTATTGATGAGTTTGGAGCATCCATCACCTCACCTCCAAAAATATAGCATGAGCACATAGATATGGCCATCGAACTAAAAACCCTAAATCGATGGCCATGGAACTCTTCAATGCATGAGGAAATGTCTCCATCTCATTCTCAGCCAAGTATTAGAAATAAGTTGAGATCAACAAATTCGTTTAAtgtacatgtagcaaaacttgccaACTATCATCTAAAACAGAAACATCCAAAGTTGCATGCATGTCCCTGTGCTGACTCAATAGTCCAATTTTTTACTGCTCTCACAAGTATGTACAACAGTATTAAGTAGAAAACTGCAATCAGCATATATGTCCACAAAACTGTCACAGAGCCTTGCACCCAGTGCTGTGGCAGATTGACTAAAATTAGACATGATCTGCAGAAGAATTGTGCAACACAAACTGTACAtgataaaaaaaagatttaaaacAGTTCAAACTGTGACCACAACAAATACAAGGGAATTACCAATCTCTTGCAGTAGAAAAATCCTATCTCCCGCTATATAGAACAGCTTTAAAGCGTCGCGTACGTGAAATGTTTTGTTTGCAGCAGTACTCTGAGACAAGGAAATGTATATGATGGTTCAAACTCTTAGTCTTTCAAAGGTCTTGCTTCTAACCCACCTTGTCGACGAGTGACTAAGCTGTACGGCATGTATGTCCCAAGCATCCTGTCCCAAACTGAGAAGAATGGCTGCGAGTAGTTGTATTTAGATCCTTGTAGCTGATGGTGGATGTCGTGATAGGCTGTGTTGTTCTGAAAGAACATGTGGAAGATATTACCGGGCAACCAAAGGCCACAGTGATCATCTATAGTCTTGATTACAGCAAAGCAGAAAAAGAACACAGCAGTACGTGGTGTCATCCCTGTGATCAGGAATGACATGGCGCCACCAAAGGTGTCAAGGAGGAGACCCTCCAATGGGTGGTTGTAGAGTGCTCCAACTGCATAAGGAACAACCAGGCGGTGATGCTGGGAGTGAATATGACGGTACAGGAACTTGTTGTGGTGCATGTATCGGTGCACAAAATACTGCCATGTATCCATTACTAACATTGCCATGAAGACCTGCAAGATTTGAACTGGAATAGATGGTTGAACAGGCACCCCCAACAAGCTTGCCTGGGCAGTCACCTGCAACAAAGACGTGTGGAGTCTTACATCAATCACAGAAGTATCACCAATCAAATAAATTCTTTTTTCATCAAATTCAGCATCCTCATACAAACAATTAATGCTAACTGTAAATCAATACAATGCAGAATACTTAACCAAGCCTAGGAACTTTCATAAATTAAGCACAAAAAAAAGTCATATGTATGTTTTAGGACCTTTGCCTCGAGCAATGTAACCAACTCTTAGAAATTGCAGATGCAATTGAGTCACCACATATGTTTTCAGACTCGAGAGTCAAGGAGATGAAGGATTGATTAAGGTGCATCACTGGTATAATTGTCGTAAACATAAATCTGGTGTCAGGACACCTCATACAATATATATTCCATGGTAAGGTCTTCATGGTAACTCTTTTTCCCTATGGTTCAACATATGGTGTGATGTTTCCATTATGCATCATCGGAATGAAATTTCCATTCACATGTGGAATGTCCTCAATTAATTTGAAGACAAAAACTAGCGGTCATGAACGTGGCGTACGACTCCTGCCAAAGTAGGGTCTCCTTACCTCTCTGTATTGTATACATAAAGATACTGTTTGCGTGACTCGAATATTGCCAATGTTATAGAAGAACATCCTTACCATCGTACAAAGTCCCCCCCAGAACATCTACTAATCATCGAACTTTCAAATCGTCTCCCACAAAGGCACCTTTGTACACACGCTTCAGTATAAGCATAGTAAATGGCCCTTACATTTTTCTAGTACATACTGGAAATCCACTTCTTCAGTATAAGCATAGTAAACGCATTCATAACAAATGAGGTTTTTAAACGATCTAATATTTGAGCTAAGAGATGTCATCCCCACCGTAATATTTTTGAAGCAATATTTCTAAGATTACTGCCACATCAAACAAAAGCAACAGCTTCAGGGAGGCATATCATCGTCCAGGGAACAACTTCACAATTAGATCAAGCAAAATCTTACCATCACAAGCTCGACTCACTTTCTTCTAGGAAATAGTTGAGTTGCATTATAACCAAAATCACCTCAAGCATGTTATCAAAGAACAATCATAAGAAGTATTTTCTATTGCATACGCGAAAACAAACAAAAGTGAATCAAACATACGCACCTAATT
Protein-coding sequences here:
- the LOC135582275 gene encoding uncharacterized protein LOC135582275 codes for the protein MEPHRVGGDRTVSIDASGSWNELSSIRRRRLSSPSPSAFLTPAFDACATATLSSSGIGGGADSSLDLDPSLLRYTRFRPHLSPSDSSDLRSTSTRRRLLQLRSSLSSFPSSSAEGGCCFVSPLSPIDNLPVHMTPLTMQVGEDVVVMDGVLVSDAETTSRRSLHRTEACRAWDENGICRYGSKCQFAHGKEELRGGRRSVKQASEVPAMRSGRSRTQFGSILPSAASSYAVFGSLLPSAASSYAVYDAAAGVTTRNVAPPAAINNHLTADADYQRLIIPAPNQASPAASAGAMAAPSTAEADCKLQTTPLSSPQSTEPSFQWPMTEAEDDQISRILYGPSQRRRLPVFTQFCPE
- the LOC103976103 gene encoding very-long-chain aldehyde decarbonylase GL1-9 isoform X1: MVFWEGYVSDDVMGTFAPIVVYWLYAGFYQLLPRLDRYRLHTEKEEEQKNLVTLSTVVKGVLLQQLVQATVAQVLFLVTAQASLLGVPVQPSIPVQILQVFMAMLVMDTWQYFVHRYMHHNKFLYRHIHSQHHRLVVPYAVGALYNHPLEGLLLDTFGGAMSFLITGMTPRTAVFFFCFAVIKTIDDHCGLWLPGNIFHMFFQNNTAYHDIHHQLQGSKYNYSQPFFSVWDRMLGTYMPYSLVTRRQGGLEARPLKD
- the LOC103976103 gene encoding very-long-chain aldehyde decarbonylase GL1-9 isoform X2, whose product is MAMLVMDTWQYFVHRYMHHNKFLYRHIHSQHHRLVVPYAVGALYNHPLEGLLLDTFGGAMSFLITGMTPRTAVFFFCFAVIKTIDDHCGLWLPGNIFHMFFQNNTAYHDIHHQLQGSKYNYSQPFFSVWDRMLGTYMPYSLVTRRQGGLEARPLKD